A part of Oscillospiraceae bacterium genomic DNA contains:
- the leuB gene encoding 3-isopropylmalate dehydrogenase, with translation MNGHIVLLPGDGVGPEVIAVCRPVLEAVGRRFGHTFSFTEAPIGGHALETQGVALPEKTVAQCRAADAVLLGAVGGPRWDENPAHLRPETGLLGLRAALALYANLRPAVLYPCLQSASPLKPEISGGAFDILIVRELTGGLYYGARGRTEAGAVFDTMVYSEHEVERVGRRAFALARARRGHLTSVDKANVLDTSRLWRAVMHRLRAEYPDVMYEDMLVDNAAMQLVRRPGAFDVLVTENMFGDILSDEAGVMTGSIGLLPSASLGEGRFGLYEPVHGSAPDIAGQDRANPAAAVLSCALMLRHTFGLAREAGEVESAVLSAVAGRYKTADLAGPDDTPVGTRAFGALIVEVLTS, from the coding sequence ATGAACGGGCACATTGTGTTGCTGCCCGGCGACGGCGTCGGACCCGAGGTGATTGCGGTGTGCCGCCCGGTGCTGGAGGCGGTGGGGCGGCGTTTTGGCCACACATTCTCCTTTACGGAGGCCCCGATCGGCGGACACGCGCTGGAGACGCAGGGTGTAGCGCTGCCGGAGAAGACGGTGGCGCAGTGCCGCGCCGCCGACGCCGTGCTGTTGGGTGCCGTCGGCGGTCCCCGCTGGGACGAAAACCCGGCCCATCTGCGGCCGGAGACGGGCCTGTTGGGGCTGCGCGCCGCCCTGGCTCTGTACGCCAACCTGCGGCCGGCCGTGCTATACCCGTGTTTGCAGTCGGCCAGTCCGCTGAAACCGGAGATTTCGGGCGGGGCGTTCGACATTTTGATCGTGCGGGAACTCACGGGGGGGCTGTATTATGGTGCGCGCGGGCGCACGGAGGCTGGTGCCGTCTTCGACACGATGGTTTACTCGGAGCACGAGGTGGAGCGGGTGGGCCGGCGCGCCTTTGCGTTGGCGCGCGCACGCCGCGGCCATCTCACCAGTGTGGACAAAGCCAATGTACTGGACACCTCCCGCTTGTGGCGCGCCGTTATGCATCGGCTGCGTGCGGAGTACCCGGATGTGATGTATGAGGATATGCTGGTGGACAACGCCGCGATGCAGCTCGTACGCCGCCCCGGCGCTTTCGACGTGCTGGTCACGGAGAACATGTTTGGGGACATCCTGTCGGACGAGGCGGGCGTCATGACCGGGTCCATCGGTCTGCTGCCGTCCGCGAGCCTGGGAGAGGGCCGTTTTGGCCTGTACGAGCCGGTCCACGGCTCCGCACCGGACATCGCCGGACAGGACCGGGCCAATCCGGCGGCGGCCGTGCTCTCCTGCGCGCTGATGCTGCGCCATACCTTCGGGCTCGCGCGAGAGGCGGGCGAAGTGGAGTCGGCAGTGCTGTCGGCGGTGGCTGGGCGGTACAAGACGGCCGACCTGGCTGGGCCGGACGATACCCCGGTGGGGACCCGCGCCTTTGGGGCGCTGATTGTGGAGGTGTTAACATCATGA
- the larC gene encoding nickel pincer cofactor biosynthesis protein LarC has protein sequence MKILYLDCFSGISGDMTVAALTDLGAPPDVVDEGLRTLGLDGYQTQWTSVQKNGIGARQFTVLLEGDERDGRAARPRDGHPDAHTHGGHGHGHRTMGDIRALLTASALPRAVQARALSVFEVIAQAEGAIHGKPPEEVHFHEVGAVDSIVDIVAVALCLAHLAPDEIHVSRLREGHGFVLCRHGRIPVPAPATLAILQACGAPVVFTDVEGEMITPTGAGLVAALAARTGVPCPAGIVRAVGYGAGHKDFDHPNLLRAVLVETTEEEAAAPGRDTVCELTAAVDDATGESLAYAAERLWAIGVKECYFTPITMKKGRPGVQITVLCAPKDEAAAAELLFRHTATIGLRRRLTERHVMDRTAQTVDTPYGPVVCKVSRRGGAVKLKPEYESLRSAALAADAPLHDVRRAALTAWERTRADS, from the coding sequence ATGAAGATCTTATACCTGGATTGTTTTTCCGGTATCAGCGGCGACATGACGGTGGCGGCATTGACCGATCTGGGGGCGCCGCCCGACGTCGTGGACGAGGGCTTGCGCACCCTGGGCCTGGATGGGTATCAAACGCAATGGACATCCGTACAGAAGAACGGCATCGGCGCGAGGCAGTTTACGGTGTTGCTTGAAGGCGATGAACGCGACGGCCGCGCGGCGCGCCCGCGTGACGGACACCCCGACGCGCATACGCACGGTGGCCACGGCCACGGGCACCGCACGATGGGCGACATCCGGGCGCTGCTGACGGCGTCGGCGCTGCCGCGCGCGGTGCAGGCGCGGGCGCTGTCGGTCTTCGAGGTGATCGCGCAGGCCGAGGGAGCCATCCATGGAAAACCGCCGGAGGAAGTGCACTTTCACGAGGTGGGCGCCGTCGACTCGATCGTCGACATCGTGGCCGTCGCGCTGTGTCTGGCGCATCTGGCGCCCGATGAAATTCACGTCTCCCGCCTGCGGGAGGGGCACGGTTTTGTCCTGTGCCGGCACGGGCGTATCCCGGTGCCCGCCCCGGCCACGCTGGCTATCTTGCAAGCATGTGGGGCGCCGGTGGTGTTTACGGATGTGGAGGGAGAGATGATCACGCCCACGGGCGCCGGGCTCGTGGCGGCGTTGGCCGCGCGGACGGGCGTGCCGTGCCCGGCGGGGATCGTGCGCGCCGTCGGCTACGGTGCGGGGCACAAGGACTTCGACCACCCAAACCTACTGCGCGCCGTCCTGGTGGAGACGACGGAGGAAGAAGCGGCGGCACCCGGGCGGGACACAGTATGCGAGTTGACGGCCGCGGTGGATGACGCCACGGGCGAATCGCTGGCCTATGCGGCGGAACGCCTGTGGGCCATTGGAGTAAAGGAATGTTACTTTACACCAATTACGATGAAAAAAGGACGCCCAGGCGTCCAGATCACTGTGCTGTGCGCACCGAAGGACGAGGCGGCGGCGGCGGAACTACTGTTTCGCCACACGGCCACGATCGGCCTGCGCCGGCGGCTCACGGAGCGGCATGTGATGGACCGGACGGCGCAGACGGTGGACACGCCGTACGGGCCGGTCGTCTGCAAGGTGTCGCGCCGAGGCGGCGCGGTGAAGCTCAAACCGGAGTATGAGTCCTTGCGGTCCGCCGCGCTGGCGGCGGACGCGCCGCTGCACGATGTGCGCCGCGCCGCGCTGACCGCCTGGGAGCGTACCCGCGCCGACTCTTGA
- a CDS encoding 3-isopropylmalate dehydratase small subunit, with translation MSIFVYGDNVDTDVIIPARYLVHSDPEFLAAHCMEDIDVDFAERVAPGDIVVAGQNFGCGSSREHAPLALRACRVSCVLAKSFARIFYRNAINIGLPILECPEAVDGIAPGDEVTVDITTGRIENRTTGRVFAARPLPPFVQGIIDAGGLLSWIVRSEEAGLTGGNAI, from the coding sequence ATGAGCATCTTTGTGTACGGGGACAATGTGGATACGGACGTCATCATTCCGGCGCGTTATCTGGTGCACAGCGACCCGGAGTTTCTGGCCGCCCACTGCATGGAGGACATCGACGTGGACTTTGCGGAGAGGGTGGCGCCGGGCGACATTGTGGTGGCCGGGCAAAATTTTGGTTGCGGGTCGTCCCGAGAACATGCGCCGCTGGCGCTACGCGCCTGCCGGGTGTCTTGTGTGCTCGCCAAGAGCTTTGCTCGCATCTTTTACCGCAACGCAATCAACATCGGTCTGCCCATTCTGGAGTGCCCGGAGGCCGTCGACGGGATTGCTCCGGGCGACGAGGTGACGGTGGATATCACAACGGGCCGGATCGAGAACAGGACCACCGGTCGGGTCTTTGCGGCGCGGCCTCTGCCGCCCTTTGTACAGGGTATCATCGACGCCGGCGGACTGCTGTCGTGGATCGTCCGGTCCGAGGAGGCAGGGCTCACCGGGGGGAACGCGATATGA
- the leuC gene encoding 3-isopropylmalate dehydratase large subunit translates to MGMTMTQKILAAHAGLKRVTAGQFIEAKLDIVLGNDITGPPAIKEFEKMGASNVFDANKVVLVPDHFTPNKDIKAAEQCKILREFAASQGIVNYFEVGEMGIEHALLPEKGLVVAGDAIIGADSHTCTYGALGTFSTGVGSTDMAAGMATGRTWFKVPGAVRVVFMGALARPLCGKDVALHLIGVLGVDGARYLSLECGGPGVASLSMDDRFTVANMAVECGAKNALFPVDDTTKAYLTGRVTRPWTAYIPDADALYEQTIVVDLRALKPLVACPHLPSRVRPVSELSHVSVSQVVIGSCTNGRLEDMRAAAEILRGRRVRDGVRCLVIPASQEIYLQSLREGLLEVFVEAGAAVSTPTCGPCLGGHMGILDEGEVCVATTNRNFVGRMGHVKSEVYLAGPAVAAASAVAGYIAAP, encoded by the coding sequence ATGGGCATGACTATGACGCAAAAGATTCTGGCGGCGCACGCGGGACTCAAACGGGTTACGGCGGGGCAGTTCATCGAGGCCAAGCTCGACATCGTTCTCGGCAACGACATCACGGGTCCGCCGGCCATCAAGGAATTTGAAAAGATGGGCGCGAGCAACGTCTTCGACGCGAACAAGGTGGTGCTCGTGCCGGATCACTTCACGCCGAACAAGGACATAAAGGCGGCCGAGCAGTGCAAGATATTGCGAGAATTCGCCGCATCGCAGGGTATCGTGAACTATTTCGAGGTCGGCGAGATGGGCATCGAACACGCGCTTCTGCCGGAAAAGGGTCTCGTCGTCGCGGGGGACGCGATAATCGGAGCGGATTCCCACACCTGCACCTACGGCGCGCTAGGCACGTTTTCCACCGGCGTGGGCAGCACCGACATGGCGGCTGGCATGGCGACGGGGCGGACTTGGTTCAAAGTGCCCGGCGCCGTCCGGGTCGTGTTCATGGGGGCGCTCGCGCGGCCGCTGTGCGGCAAGGATGTCGCCCTGCATCTCATCGGAGTGCTGGGGGTGGACGGCGCACGGTATCTGTCTCTGGAATGCGGAGGGCCGGGCGTCGCGTCCCTGTCGATGGATGATCGCTTCACGGTAGCAAACATGGCGGTCGAATGCGGGGCCAAGAATGCCCTCTTCCCTGTGGACGACACGACGAAAGCCTATCTGACGGGGCGCGTCACGCGGCCTTGGACAGCTTATATCCCCGATGCAGACGCCCTCTACGAGCAGACGATCGTCGTCGATCTGCGCGCGCTGAAACCATTGGTGGCCTGCCCACACCTGCCGTCGCGCGTGCGCCCGGTGTCGGAGCTCTCCCACGTATCCGTTTCGCAGGTGGTCATCGGCTCTTGTACCAACGGGCGGCTGGAGGATATGCGCGCGGCCGCGGAGATCCTGCGGGGCCGCCGCGTGCGCGACGGCGTGCGCTGCCTCGTGATCCCGGCCTCCCAGGAGATCTATCTGCAGTCGCTGCGGGAGGGACTGCTGGAGGTGTTTGTGGAGGCGGGCGCCGCCGTGTCGACCCCCACCTGCGGACCATGCCTCGGCGGGCATATGGGGATCCTTGACGAGGGGGAGGTATGCGTCGCCACGACGAACCGGAACTTCGTCGGGCGTATGGGGCATGTAAAATCGGAGGTGTACCTGGCCGGCCCCGCTGTGGCCGCCGCTTCCGCTGTGGCGGGGTACATTGCCGCGCCGTGA
- a CDS encoding ECF transporter S component, which produces MKSKTRIPVGKMVQMAVLAAIIVIMAFTPLGLLPINPFLSLTLLPIPVAIGAIVCGPSAGAVLGGLFGVLMFIRGALMGADLGPLLFPISPVAFTVVCVVPRILEGWLGGLIFKALSKIDRTRVASYAVSGFATAAFNTVFFMGGLMLLFWNTFVVGYAGEAGVSGGVAAVALFVMGGVAVQAVIEAVLCAVVSGAVSKALVRFLPGQRRES; this is translated from the coding sequence ATGAAAAGCAAGACCCGTATCCCAGTGGGCAAGATGGTACAAATGGCCGTACTTGCCGCCATCATCGTTATCATGGCATTCACGCCGCTTGGGCTGCTGCCGATCAATCCGTTTCTGTCTCTGACGCTGCTGCCGATCCCCGTCGCCATTGGGGCGATTGTTTGCGGGCCCTCGGCGGGCGCGGTTCTGGGCGGGCTGTTCGGAGTCCTCATGTTCATCCGCGGCGCCCTCATGGGCGCCGACCTTGGGCCGCTCCTGTTTCCCATCAGTCCGGTCGCCTTCACCGTCGTCTGTGTCGTGCCGCGCATCCTAGAGGGTTGGCTCGGGGGGCTCATCTTCAAGGCGCTGAGCAAAATTGACCGCACGCGCGTCGCAAGCTATGCGGTCAGCGGATTTGCCACGGCCGCGTTCAATACGGTCTTTTTCATGGGCGGGCTCATGCTGCTGTTCTGGAACACCTTTGTCGTCGGCTATGCCGGGGAGGCGGGCGTCTCCGGAGGCGTGGCGGCGGTCGCCCTGTTTGTGATGGGCGGCGTCGCGGTGCAGGCGGTCATCGAGGCGGTGTTGTGCGCCGTTGTCAGCGGCGCTGTCAGCAAGGCGTTGGTCAGGTTCCTCCCCGGGCAAAGAAGGGAGTCATAG
- the asnS gene encoding asparagine--tRNA ligase, translating to MKEWMNVRALFRDAPAYSGQTVALRGWLRTARAGRTLAFLELGDGSTVRAVQVVADTSLPNFAVLSKLGVGAAVLVRGELVLTPEARQPFEVRARSVEIEGVCAPDYPLQKKRHSMEYLRTVAHLRPRARTFQSVFRVRSEAAFAIHDFFHRRGFVLAHTPIVTTSDAEGAGEMFRVTTLDPDAPPRTADGRVDFSKDFFGKQTGLTVSGQLEAEAFALAFAKTYTFGPTFRAENSNTPRHAAEFWMIEPEIAFADLCDDMRLAEDLVKHIIAHVLETCPDEMEFFNRFIDSALLARLTLVRDSAFGHMTYTEAMEALLQAESRFTYPVSWGSDLQTEHERFLTEQVMQKPVFVTDYPKEIKAFYMRQNDDGKTVAAMDLLVPAVGELVGGSQREERADVLTARIRALGLTEADYAWYLDLRRFGGVRHAGFGLGFERMIMYLTGMANIRDVVAFPRTSGSAEF from the coding sequence ATGAAAGAATGGATGAATGTGCGGGCGCTCTTTCGGGACGCGCCGGCCTACAGCGGGCAGACAGTAGCCTTGCGCGGCTGGCTGCGTACCGCGCGCGCCGGGAGGACGCTTGCATTTTTGGAGTTGGGCGACGGTTCGACGGTGCGGGCCGTGCAGGTGGTGGCCGACACGTCGCTGCCCAATTTTGCCGTGTTGTCCAAATTGGGCGTGGGCGCGGCGGTCCTCGTACGGGGAGAACTGGTGCTGACGCCGGAGGCCCGCCAGCCTTTTGAGGTCCGAGCCCGGTCTGTCGAGATCGAGGGTGTCTGTGCGCCGGACTATCCGCTCCAGAAGAAGCGCCACTCCATGGAGTACCTGCGCACGGTGGCCCATTTGCGCCCGCGCGCCCGGACGTTTCAGTCCGTCTTTCGCGTGCGCAGCGAGGCCGCCTTTGCCATACACGATTTCTTCCACCGCCGGGGTTTTGTCCTGGCTCACACGCCGATTGTCACCACCTCGGACGCCGAGGGGGCGGGAGAGATGTTTCGGGTGACGACGCTGGATCCGGACGCGCCGCCGCGGACGGCGGACGGCCGTGTAGATTTTTCGAAGGATTTCTTCGGCAAACAGACCGGTCTCACCGTGTCGGGACAGTTGGAGGCCGAGGCCTTTGCCTTGGCATTTGCGAAAACCTACACCTTCGGCCCCACTTTCCGCGCGGAAAATTCCAACACGCCGCGCCACGCCGCGGAATTTTGGATGATCGAACCGGAGATCGCCTTTGCCGATCTATGCGACGATATGCGTCTGGCCGAGGACTTGGTGAAACACATCATTGCGCATGTGCTGGAGACATGTCCGGATGAGATGGAATTTTTCAATCGGTTCATCGATTCGGCCCTGCTGGCGCGGCTCACGCTCGTGCGGGACAGCGCGTTCGGGCACATGACCTACACCGAGGCGATGGAAGCGCTGTTGCAGGCGGAGAGCCGGTTTACCTACCCGGTCTCCTGGGGCAGCGATCTGCAGACCGAGCATGAGCGGTTTTTGACGGAACAGGTGATGCAAAAGCCGGTCTTCGTCACTGACTACCCGAAGGAGATCAAGGCCTTTTACATGCGGCAAAACGACGACGGAAAGACCGTGGCGGCCATGGACCTATTGGTGCCGGCCGTGGGAGAGCTCGTCGGCGGCAGCCAGCGCGAGGAGCGCGCCGACGTGTTGACGGCGCGTATCCGGGCGCTCGGCCTTACGGAGGCGGATTACGCCTGGTACTTGGATCTGCGGCGCTTTGGAGGGGTTCGGCACGCCGGGTTCGGCTTGGGCTTTGAGCGCATGATCATGTACCTCACGGGCATGGCCAACATCCGCGATGTCGTTGCCTTTCCGCGCACCAGCGGCTCGGCGGAATTCTAA